A window of the Nibribacter ruber genome harbors these coding sequences:
- a CDS encoding DUF354 domain-containing protein: protein MKILIDINHPAHVHYFRNFYRIMTQKNHEILFVSRNKEIEHNLLQLYDIPYINRGKGQNGKIGKFLYLIYADLKIWQIAKKFKPDVFLNFLHPYPSQVAKFINKPTLVFSDSEHAKLHHKLTVPYATKIFTPSCYTIDLGQKQHRFKSYMELAYLHPNYYKPDPGILDILGVAPEEKFVIVRFVSWAAAHDFGHNGMSLENKRRAVKELSKHARVFISSEGALPEDLESLRIKIPFHKMHDALYYCSLLFGESGTMASEAAVLGTPAIFINSNRLGYTDEQGEKYGLVSYFTESPQDQEKAIERGLEIIQDGGGKTKYGQLRDRLLGDCIDTTEFMVNEVLKYETSAT from the coding sequence ATGAAAATACTTATAGACATCAACCATCCTGCGCATGTGCACTACTTCAGAAACTTCTACAGGATCATGACGCAGAAGAACCATGAAATTTTATTCGTGTCCAGAAACAAGGAGATTGAGCACAACCTGCTGCAGCTCTATGACATCCCCTACATCAACCGAGGCAAGGGACAGAACGGCAAAATTGGCAAGTTCCTGTACCTTATCTACGCCGACCTTAAAATCTGGCAGATTGCCAAAAAATTCAAGCCAGACGTGTTTCTCAACTTCCTGCACCCCTACCCCTCACAGGTGGCCAAATTCATTAACAAACCCACTTTGGTCTTCAGCGACTCTGAGCACGCCAAGCTGCATCATAAACTAACCGTACCCTATGCCACAAAAATCTTTACGCCTTCTTGTTACACCATAGATTTGGGTCAGAAGCAGCACCGCTTCAAAAGTTACATGGAGCTGGCCTACCTGCACCCCAATTACTATAAGCCAGACCCCGGCATCCTGGACATTCTGGGCGTTGCTCCAGAGGAAAAATTTGTGATAGTGCGGTTTGTGTCCTGGGCGGCGGCGCATGATTTTGGCCATAACGGCATGAGCCTGGAGAACAAGCGCCGGGCAGTAAAGGAACTGTCCAAACACGCCAGGGTCTTCATCTCCTCAGAAGGCGCCTTGCCAGAAGATTTGGAGTCCTTGAGAATCAAGATCCCGTTCCACAAGATGCATGACGCGCTCTATTACTGCTCCCTCCTGTTTGGAGAAAGCGGCACCATGGCGTCTGAGGCGGCGGTGCTGGGTACGCCGGCCATCTTCATCAACAGCAACCGCCTGGGCTACACAGATGAACAAGGTGAGAAATACGGCTTGGTGTCTTACTTCACGGAAAGCCCCCAGGACCAGGAGAAAGCCATAGAAAGAGGTCTGGAAATCATACAGGACGGAGGCGGCAAAACCAAGTACGGCCAGCTCAGAGACCGCCTCTTAGGGGACTGCATTGACACCACAGAATTCATGGTCAACGAGGTTCTCAAATACGAAACCTCCGCCACCTGA